The following nucleotide sequence is from Paenibacillus andongensis.
GCAATCGAATCTGCGCTTTGTGTTGCGACGTTAAGTAGAATGTTGCGCAAGACAACTTGAAGCGGCATTAAGTTCGAATCATTCAAATAAACAATGGCATCGAAATAACTGTTCCAATGCCCCACGGCGTAAAACAGGGAAATCGTAGCAAGCACGGGCAAGGAAAGGGGTAAAATGATTCTCCAAAGCGACTGAAGCTCACTTGCGCCGTCTACCCTCGCTGATTCCTCAATTTCAGCAGGCAATTGCTCGAAAAAGCCTTTAATAATGACCAGATTAAAAGCACTAATGAGATGCGGAATAATTAATACCCATGGACTGTCTAACAATCCCAGTGAGCGGATTAACAAATACGTCGGAATTAATCCTCCGCTGAACATCATGGTAAATACAATGAATATTAAAAATGTGCCGCGCCCCGGCAAATATTTTTTGGATAACGGATAAGCAGCTATGATCGTAAAAAACACATTAAGCGCAGTGCCTACAATCGTTCGAAACAACGTAATTTTATACGCTTGCCCTATACCATGAGATATGAATACCTCTTTATAGGCTACCAAGGTAATGGATTCTGGTATAATCACAATTCCTTTTCTTAACACTTCCGATTCTGGCGTCACTGAAACAGCAACCACATACAAAAAGGGGAGTAAGCAAAGTAGTGCTAGTATAATAAGAATAAAATATACGACTGCTTGCCATATTTTTTCCCCGACTGTCA
It contains:
- a CDS encoding carbohydrate ABC transporter permease — translated: MVNLTVGEKIWQAVVYFILIILALLCLLPFLYVVAVSVTPESEVLRKGIVIIPESITLVAYKEVFISHGIGQAYKITLFRTIVGTALNVFFTIIAAYPLSKKYLPGRGTFLIFIVFTMMFSGGLIPTYLLIRSLGLLDSPWVLIIPHLISAFNLVIIKGFFEQLPAEIEESARVDGASELQSLWRIILPLSLPVLATISLFYAVGHWNSYFDAIVYLNDSNLMPLQVVLRNILLNVATQSADSIANSGTVSKFAVQMAAVVVTTVPILIVYPFMQKHFTKGVLMGSIKG